One window from the genome of Rhodococcus sp. ABRD24 encodes:
- a CDS encoding NAD-dependent succinate-semialdehyde dehydrogenase, whose protein sequence is MSSIDRLLATVPTRLWIDGAGTDPTEGGSFAVRNPATGEVVAEVADATAKDALAALDAACRVQAEWAATSPRERSSILRRAWELVVERTEDLALLMTVEMGKTLAESRSEVAYGGEFLRWFSEEAVRIQGRYTQAPAGTGRILVTKEPVGPCLAVTPWNFPLAMGTRKIGPALAAGCTIIVKPAEDTPLTMLLLAEIFADAGLPAGVLSVLPASDAAAVTAPLLTDPRLRKVTFTGSTRVGKLLIEQSAPQVLRTSMELGGNAPFIVFDDADLDAAVEGAMAAKMRNGGEACTAANRILVHNAVREEFTAALTARIAATRVGAGYEDGSQLGPLINERQRTAVAALVDDAVSAGARLRTGGHVIDGPGFFFEPTVLDEIPAGARILREEIFGPVAAITGFDTEDEAVAAANDTEYGLAAYFYTRDLDRAMRVAGALESGMVGVNRGVISDPAAPFGGVKQSGLGSEGGTEGIEEYLTTKYIALPA, encoded by the coding sequence ATGAGCAGCATCGACCGCCTCCTCGCCACCGTCCCCACCCGCCTCTGGATCGACGGCGCCGGCACGGATCCCACTGAAGGCGGCAGCTTCGCCGTCCGGAATCCGGCGACCGGAGAGGTGGTCGCCGAGGTCGCCGACGCGACCGCCAAGGACGCGCTGGCAGCCCTCGATGCCGCCTGCCGAGTACAGGCGGAGTGGGCGGCGACCTCGCCGCGAGAGCGGTCCTCGATCCTGCGCCGGGCGTGGGAACTGGTTGTCGAGCGCACGGAGGATCTCGCGCTGCTGATGACCGTGGAGATGGGCAAGACCCTGGCGGAGAGCCGATCCGAGGTGGCATACGGCGGCGAGTTCCTGCGCTGGTTCAGCGAGGAAGCGGTGCGGATCCAGGGCCGGTACACGCAGGCCCCAGCCGGCACCGGCCGGATCCTGGTCACCAAGGAGCCGGTCGGGCCGTGCCTGGCGGTGACGCCGTGGAACTTCCCGCTCGCGATGGGCACCCGCAAGATCGGACCCGCCCTCGCCGCCGGTTGCACGATCATCGTCAAGCCTGCCGAGGACACGCCGCTGACGATGCTGCTGCTCGCGGAGATCTTCGCCGACGCCGGACTGCCGGCAGGTGTGTTGTCGGTGCTCCCGGCGTCGGACGCGGCCGCGGTCACGGCCCCGCTGCTGACCGATCCGCGGCTGCGTAAGGTCACCTTCACCGGTTCGACTCGGGTCGGGAAGCTGCTCATCGAGCAGTCCGCCCCGCAGGTGCTGCGCACCTCGATGGAGCTCGGCGGCAACGCCCCGTTCATCGTGTTCGACGACGCCGACCTCGACGCCGCGGTGGAGGGTGCGATGGCGGCGAAGATGCGCAACGGCGGCGAGGCGTGCACCGCGGCGAACCGGATCCTCGTGCACAACGCCGTGCGCGAGGAGTTCACCGCGGCGCTCACCGCTCGGATCGCAGCTACCCGCGTCGGCGCAGGGTACGAGGACGGATCCCAGCTGGGCCCGCTGATCAACGAAAGGCAGCGAACCGCCGTCGCAGCGCTCGTCGACGACGCCGTCTCCGCCGGAGCGCGCCTGCGGACCGGCGGGCATGTGATCGACGGACCCGGCTTCTTCTTCGAACCGACCGTGCTCGACGAGATCCCAGCCGGTGCCCGCATCCTCCGTGAGGAGATCTTCGGCCCCGTCGCGGCCATCACGGGATTCGACACCGAGGACGAGGCCGTAGCCGCCGCGAACGACACCGAATACGGTCTGGCCGCATACTTCTACACCCGCGATCTGGACCGTGCGATGCGGGTGGCCGGGGCTCTCGAATCCGGCATGGTGGGCGTCAACCGCGGCGTAATCTCCGATCCGGCGGCGCCTTTCGGTGGCGTCAAGCAGTCCGGTCTCGGCAGCGAGGGCGGCACCGAAGGCATCGAGGAATACCTCACGACCAAGTACATCGCCTTGCCCGCCTGA
- a CDS encoding universal stress protein, with protein MRLVVGYLATPSGADGLALGIRLARSLDASLDICMVIPPDRALPARVPADPGYEDLLVHQADQWLEEALAQVPDDVTAEAHLSFDDSFAQGLLNEATRLGAQAIVVGAASDSMLGRHGIGTVSSELLHSSHVPVALAPRGMRYHAATRIREVTCALGTRAGADVLLRTAVRACERIDASLRLVSLVSIEKHDDLRGDRAAVRERALEHAQSVLDRSRALLDHDMRVTAQVAEGDSVESAVSKLEWHEGDIVLVGSSRLAQNQRLFLGSTAAKMLRVIPVPMVVVPNSESHLDR; from the coding sequence ATGCGTCTGGTCGTCGGCTACCTCGCCACCCCCAGCGGCGCGGACGGTCTCGCGCTCGGCATCCGACTCGCCCGCAGCCTGGATGCGAGCCTCGACATCTGCATGGTCATACCGCCGGACCGGGCCCTTCCGGCCCGGGTTCCGGCCGACCCCGGCTACGAGGACCTGCTGGTCCACCAGGCCGATCAGTGGCTGGAGGAGGCGCTGGCTCAGGTCCCCGACGACGTGACGGCCGAAGCCCATCTGAGCTTCGACGACTCCTTCGCACAGGGTCTGCTGAACGAGGCGACCCGACTCGGGGCGCAGGCCATCGTCGTCGGCGCCGCGAGTGACAGCATGCTGGGGCGACACGGCATCGGCACCGTATCGAGCGAACTGCTGCACTCCTCCCACGTGCCGGTGGCGCTCGCGCCGCGCGGCATGAGGTACCACGCCGCCACGCGCATCCGGGAAGTCACGTGCGCGCTCGGCACCCGCGCCGGCGCGGATGTGTTGCTGCGCACCGCAGTACGCGCGTGCGAGCGGATCGACGCGTCCCTGCGGCTGGTCTCGCTGGTATCGATCGAGAAACACGACGACCTGCGGGGCGACCGAGCGGCTGTCCGCGAGCGCGCTCTCGAGCACGCGCAGAGCGTACTGGACCGGTCGCGGGCGCTGCTCGATCACGACATGCGAGTCACCGCGCAGGTCGCCGAGGGCGATTCCGTGGAGTCTGCCGTGAGCAAGCTCGAGTGGCACGAGGGCGACATCGTCCTCGTCGGTTCGAGCCGGCTCGCCCAGAACCAGCGACTGTTCCTCGGGTCGACCGCCGCGAAGATGTTGCGCGTGATCCCCGTCCCCATGGTGGTTGTTCCGAACTCGGAGAGCCATCTCGACCGTTAG
- a CDS encoding APC family permease — protein sequence MAAELPSPPRSGGHVDKGLATNKVGTLSGAILGISCVAPGYTLTASIGLIVAAVGLKMPAIFIAGFIPMFLTAYAYRELNRESPDCGASFTWSTKSFGPYVGWMCGWGMVVATIIVLSNLAAIAVQFFYLFIARLLDAPAIADLAGNKFVNIATTLAFLAIATWISSRGITTSERVQFVLVGFQMIVLVVFAAVAFYHVAAGDAPANLSFSLDWFNPFTGLTIAAFAVGLTGSIFAFWGWDTCLTLGEECKDPQRTPGRAGLVCVLSILVTYLMIAVASMMYAGVGDTGVGLGNPDNSENVFGALAEPILGRWGGLVLFLAVLASSAASLQTTFLPAARTMLAMGAYGAFPKKLSVINPRFLVPSFATAVAGALTAVFYTVVTVLSERTLLDTIAALGIMICWYYGITAFACVWYFRHELFSSARNIVFKFLFPLLGGIMLIVVFVISVGESINPENGSGAAIGGVGLVFFMGFGLLALGVVLMLVMRARQPAFFRGEILTRSTPALTDDASSNVTPPQQVG from the coding sequence ATGGCAGCTGAATTACCGTCACCGCCACGATCCGGTGGCCATGTCGACAAGGGCCTGGCCACCAACAAGGTCGGGACGCTCTCCGGAGCGATCCTGGGCATCTCCTGCGTCGCCCCCGGCTACACGCTCACCGCAAGTATCGGGTTGATCGTCGCTGCGGTCGGCCTCAAGATGCCGGCCATCTTCATCGCCGGCTTCATACCGATGTTCCTGACCGCGTACGCCTACCGCGAACTCAACCGCGAATCCCCGGACTGCGGGGCATCGTTCACGTGGTCGACGAAGTCGTTCGGTCCGTACGTCGGATGGATGTGCGGTTGGGGCATGGTGGTCGCGACCATCATCGTGCTGTCGAACCTGGCTGCGATCGCGGTGCAGTTCTTCTATCTGTTCATAGCGCGGCTGCTCGACGCCCCCGCAATTGCGGACCTCGCCGGCAACAAGTTCGTCAATATCGCGACGACGCTGGCGTTCCTGGCGATCGCGACGTGGATCTCGAGCCGCGGCATCACCACCAGCGAGCGCGTCCAGTTCGTGCTCGTCGGCTTCCAGATGATCGTCCTGGTGGTGTTCGCGGCTGTCGCGTTCTACCACGTAGCGGCCGGGGATGCGCCCGCGAACCTCTCGTTCAGCCTGGACTGGTTCAATCCGTTCACGGGACTGACGATCGCCGCGTTCGCCGTCGGCCTGACCGGATCCATCTTCGCGTTCTGGGGATGGGACACATGCTTGACCCTCGGCGAGGAGTGCAAGGATCCCCAGCGCACTCCCGGCCGAGCCGGACTGGTGTGCGTGCTCTCGATCCTCGTGACCTACTTGATGATCGCCGTCGCGTCGATGATGTACGCCGGCGTCGGGGACACCGGTGTCGGACTGGGCAACCCGGACAACTCGGAGAACGTCTTCGGTGCACTTGCCGAGCCGATCCTCGGCCGCTGGGGTGGACTGGTGCTGTTCCTGGCTGTGCTGGCATCCTCCGCCGCGAGCCTGCAGACGACGTTCCTGCCCGCCGCTCGGACCATGCTGGCGATGGGCGCCTACGGCGCCTTCCCCAAGAAGCTGTCGGTGATCAATCCGCGATTCCTGGTGCCCTCCTTCGCGACCGCCGTAGCGGGCGCCCTGACTGCGGTGTTCTACACCGTGGTCACGGTCCTCTCGGAGCGGACCCTGCTCGACACCATCGCAGCGCTCGGCATCATGATCTGCTGGTACTACGGGATCACTGCCTTCGCCTGCGTCTGGTACTTCCGGCACGAACTGTTCAGCAGTGCCCGCAACATCGTCTTCAAGTTCCTGTTCCCCCTGCTCGGCGGAATCATGCTGATCGTCGTGTTCGTCATCTCCGTCGGCGAGAGCATCAACCCGGAGAACGGCAGCGGCGCCGCGATCGGCGGTGTCGGCCTGGTCTTCTTCATGGGATTCGGGCTGCTGGCACTCGGCGTCGTGCTGATGCTGGTGATGCGGGCGCGCCAGCCCGCGTTCTTCCGGGGCGAGATACTCACCCGATCGACACCTGCCCTCACCGACGATGCCTCCTCCAACGTGACGCCGCCACAGCAGGTGGGCTGA
- a CDS encoding NAD(P)/FAD-dependent oxidoreductase, whose protein sequence is MPSITRDVVVVGAGPSGLTAATELTKAGLSVAVLEARDRVGGRTWTDTIDGAVLEIGGQWVSPDQTALYETLETLGLDTYERYRDGDSIYIAPDGTRTVYSGDSFPVSDHTRTEMDRLIGILDELAAEIGADEPWAHPRARELDTVSFSRWLADLSDDQEARDNIGLFVAGGMLTKPAHSFSALQAVLMAASAGSFSNLVDEDFILDRRVVGGMQQVSIGLAQRLGDDVLLNSPVRTVRWDDAGVTVLADGDLEVRARRVVLAVPPNLYTRISFDPPLPRRQHQMHQHQSLGLVIKVHAVYETPFWRAEGLSGTGFSASELVQEVYDNTNHGDTRGTLVGFVSDEKADAMFELSADERKRRILESVARFLGPQATEPVVYYESDWGSEEWTRGAYAASFDLGGLHRYGRDQRTPVGPIHFSCSDLAGAGYQHVDGAIRMGRDTARAIIETSVQPTR, encoded by the coding sequence ATGCCCTCAATCACCCGCGATGTCGTGGTCGTCGGCGCCGGCCCGTCCGGCTTGACCGCCGCCACCGAGCTGACGAAAGCCGGACTCTCCGTAGCGGTACTCGAGGCGCGCGATCGCGTCGGCGGACGGACCTGGACCGACACCATCGACGGCGCCGTGCTCGAGATCGGCGGCCAGTGGGTCTCCCCCGACCAGACCGCACTGTACGAGACCCTCGAGACGCTGGGCCTCGACACCTACGAGCGGTACCGCGACGGTGATTCGATCTACATCGCCCCCGACGGAACACGAACCGTGTACTCGGGCGACAGCTTTCCCGTATCGGACCACACCCGCACCGAGATGGATCGGCTCATCGGGATCCTCGACGAACTTGCCGCAGAGATCGGCGCCGACGAGCCGTGGGCCCACCCCCGCGCCCGGGAGCTCGACACCGTCTCGTTCAGCCGCTGGCTCGCAGACCTCAGCGACGATCAGGAGGCCCGCGACAACATCGGCCTCTTCGTCGCCGGCGGCATGCTCACCAAGCCCGCGCACTCGTTCTCGGCTCTGCAGGCAGTACTGATGGCAGCCTCCGCCGGCTCGTTCAGCAACCTCGTCGACGAGGACTTCATCCTGGACCGGCGGGTTGTCGGCGGCATGCAGCAGGTGTCGATCGGACTCGCTCAACGACTCGGCGACGACGTCCTCCTGAACTCCCCCGTCCGTACGGTCCGCTGGGATGACGCCGGCGTAACCGTCCTCGCCGACGGCGACCTCGAGGTCCGCGCCCGTCGCGTCGTACTTGCGGTACCGCCGAACCTGTACACCCGGATCTCGTTCGACCCGCCGCTGCCGCGCCGCCAGCACCAGATGCACCAGCACCAGTCACTCGGACTCGTGATCAAGGTACACGCGGTGTACGAGACACCGTTCTGGCGCGCAGAGGGGTTGTCCGGCACCGGTTTCAGCGCCTCGGAGCTGGTACAGGAGGTCTACGACAACACCAACCACGGCGACACCCGCGGCACGCTGGTGGGCTTCGTCTCCGACGAGAAGGCCGACGCAATGTTCGAACTGTCCGCCGATGAACGCAAGCGCCGAATCCTCGAATCCGTCGCCCGCTTCCTCGGCCCGCAGGCCACCGAACCCGTCGTGTACTACGAATCCGACTGGGGCTCGGAGGAGTGGACTCGCGGAGCGTACGCAGCCAGCTTCGATCTGGGCGGGTTGCATCGGTACGGGCGCGACCAGCGCACCCCCGTCGGACCGATCCACTTCTCGTGCTCGGACCTCGCGGGCGCGGGCTACCAGCACGTGGACGGTGCCATCCGGATGGGCCGCGACACCGCACGCGCGATCATCGAGACGTCGGTCCAGCCGACCCGATGA
- the treZ gene encoding malto-oligosyltrehalose trehalohydrolase — protein sequence MHTFEVWAPLPRSVHVHVDGDEHAMTRSPDGWWRADIEVRRGARYGYVLDDSPVVLPDPRSPRQPDGVHASSQLHELDPAGWTDTAWTGRQLAGSVVYELHIGTFTPEGTFDAAIERLDHLVDLGVGFVELMPVAAFNGTHNWGYDGVLWYAVHETYGGPDGLQRFVDGCHRRGLAVVLDVVYNHLGPSGNYLDRYGPYLAEGGNNWGRTVNLCGPQSHEVRRYIVENALRWFHEFHIDALRLDAVHALVDNTATHLLEELSVETHRLSAHLRRPLTLIAESDQNDPRLISSRAAGGYGLDAQWDDDVHHAIHAAVSGERQGYYGDFGSLRAIAHTLTHGYFHAGGYSTFRGRNHGRPIDVRRIPADALLAYTCTHDQIGNRATGDRPGAYLSDGQLAVKAALVLCSPYTPMLFMGEEWGARTPFQYFTSHPEPELGKATAEGRRREFAEHGWDTDDVPDPQAPGTFQASKLDWSETEIAAHARLLDCYRALIALRHSRPELTDPWLEHLTVEYDEGERWIVLRRHNLRIVCNLGTDAVRVPIGGTPLLWWDRPTQDETGSATVVPGHSFAVLDAG from the coding sequence GTGCACACCTTCGAGGTCTGGGCCCCATTGCCACGTTCGGTTCACGTCCACGTCGACGGCGACGAGCACGCCATGACACGCTCCCCTGACGGCTGGTGGCGCGCCGACATCGAGGTCAGGCGCGGCGCACGGTACGGGTACGTGCTCGACGACTCCCCCGTCGTGCTGCCCGACCCGCGGTCACCGCGTCAGCCCGACGGCGTCCACGCGTCGTCACAGCTACACGAGCTGGACCCCGCCGGCTGGACCGATACCGCCTGGACCGGGCGTCAGCTCGCGGGCAGCGTCGTCTACGAACTGCATATCGGCACCTTCACCCCGGAAGGCACATTCGACGCGGCGATCGAGCGGCTCGACCACCTCGTCGACCTCGGTGTCGGGTTCGTCGAGCTGATGCCGGTTGCCGCATTCAACGGCACCCACAACTGGGGCTACGACGGAGTGCTCTGGTACGCCGTCCACGAAACGTACGGTGGCCCGGACGGGTTGCAGCGCTTCGTCGACGGGTGCCATCGGCGGGGTCTCGCCGTCGTACTCGACGTCGTCTACAACCATCTCGGACCCTCGGGCAACTACCTGGACCGATACGGGCCATACCTCGCCGAGGGCGGCAACAACTGGGGCCGCACCGTCAACCTGTGCGGGCCGCAGTCGCACGAGGTGCGCCGGTACATCGTCGAGAACGCCCTGCGCTGGTTCCATGAGTTCCACATCGATGCGTTGCGCCTGGACGCGGTGCACGCGCTGGTCGACAACACCGCAACGCATCTGCTCGAGGAGCTGTCCGTCGAGACGCACCGGCTCTCGGCGCATCTACGACGACCGCTCACCCTGATCGCCGAGAGCGACCAGAACGATCCGCGGCTCATCTCCTCGCGCGCCGCGGGCGGGTACGGCCTGGATGCGCAATGGGACGACGATGTCCACCATGCGATCCACGCGGCCGTTTCCGGGGAACGGCAGGGTTACTACGGCGATTTCGGCTCACTTCGAGCGATCGCCCACACCCTCACCCACGGCTACTTCCACGCGGGCGGGTACTCGACGTTCCGGGGCCGCAATCACGGCCGCCCGATCGACGTCCGCAGAATCCCCGCCGACGCGCTGCTCGCGTACACCTGTACGCACGACCAGATCGGCAACCGGGCTACCGGGGATCGTCCCGGCGCGTATCTGTCCGATGGCCAGCTGGCCGTGAAAGCGGCACTGGTGCTGTGCTCGCCATATACGCCGATGCTGTTCATGGGTGAAGAGTGGGGTGCGCGAACCCCGTTCCAGTACTTCACCTCCCACCCCGAGCCGGAACTCGGGAAGGCAACCGCGGAAGGGCGCCGCCGCGAGTTCGCCGAACACGGTTGGGATACCGACGACGTTCCGGATCCGCAGGCCCCGGGGACATTCCAGGCCTCGAAACTCGACTGGTCCGAGACCGAAATTGCCGCGCACGCCCGACTGTTGGACTGCTACCGCGCGCTCATCGCACTGCGGCACAGTCGACCCGAGCTCACCGATCCGTGGCTCGAGCATCTCACTGTCGAGTACGACGAGGGCGAACGCTGGATCGTGTTGCGCCGACACAACTTACGCATCGTCTGCAATCTGGGCACGGACGCGGTGCGCGTCCCGATCGGAGGCACGCCCCTGCTGTGGTGGGACCGGCCAACGCAGGACGAGACCGGTTCGGCGACCGTGGTGCCGGGTCACTCCTTCGCGGTACTCGACGCCGGATGA
- a CDS encoding class E sortase translates to MSDTKVPVPDRTRPSVGQVIGELLLTAGTVILLFVVYEAFWTSIVSGRLQDEVNSGLEESWGDGGAGDKPVVPSAPVLGEGFARVHFPTLDVAYAVVEGIRNEDLRAGPGHYPDTQMPGEAGNFALAGHRIGTGAVFQHLDQLDACDAVVVETEFEWMTYRLLPLDSASPDRRAAAEACLSPEQAARVSDGDYSHLMGRLVTVPTDIDVVNPLPGTPWAEADAGLESMLTLTTCHPLFSNTERLIVHAVLVETTPKSSGNIPAALQE, encoded by the coding sequence GTGAGCGATACCAAGGTTCCGGTACCAGATCGGACCCGGCCGAGTGTTGGCCAGGTCATCGGGGAGCTGCTCCTCACGGCAGGGACCGTCATCCTGTTGTTCGTTGTCTACGAGGCGTTCTGGACCAGTATCGTCTCTGGGCGGCTGCAGGATGAGGTCAACAGCGGCCTGGAGGAATCCTGGGGCGACGGGGGGGCCGGTGACAAGCCGGTCGTCCCGTCGGCCCCGGTACTCGGCGAAGGGTTCGCACGGGTACATTTTCCCACCCTCGACGTCGCGTACGCCGTCGTCGAGGGCATCCGCAACGAGGACCTGCGGGCCGGCCCCGGCCACTACCCCGACACTCAGATGCCCGGCGAAGCGGGAAACTTCGCGCTCGCCGGGCATCGCATCGGTACCGGTGCGGTGTTCCAGCACCTCGATCAACTCGATGCGTGCGATGCCGTCGTCGTGGAAACCGAGTTCGAGTGGATGACATACCGACTGCTACCACTCGACTCCGCCTCGCCCGATCGGCGTGCGGCTGCAGAAGCCTGCCTGAGTCCAGAGCAGGCCGCTCGCGTCTCCGACGGCGACTACTCTCACCTCATGGGTCGACTCGTGACAGTGCCCACCGACATCGATGTCGTCAACCCGCTGCCCGGCACTCCTTGGGCCGAGGCTGACGCCGGTCTGGAGAGCATGCTGACACTGACCACATGCCATCCGCTGTTCTCGAACACCGAACGCCTGATCGTGCATGCTGTTCTTGTCGAAACAACCCCGAAGTCCTCGGGCAACATTCCCGCGGCATTGCAGGAGTAA